The Citrus sinensis cultivar Valencia sweet orange chromosome 4, DVS_A1.0, whole genome shotgun sequence DNA segment TCCAGACCTGTAAGTCGTCAAAAAAATCTTCAGGCTGGACTCCTGTAAGGACAAAACTCCATCAAAAAACTGGAACAGGAACAACACACCAATAAGGAATTAATACACAAGCTGCATGTAGCACAACCAAAACAATACATTGGGAGAAGATAATCTTGAAACAATACTTTCCGTGAACTTCAAGCTCAGCTGAGCTCAGTTGGGAACCAGAGGACCTATTCTGGATGGAAATCCAGCGCTTGCTGTTTGTTGCACTTATACATGAAACAAGGGGATGATAGTATGGTACAGCATCATGTTCTTCTTTGCAAAGTGGTAAACCATGCTTGCTATGttatagaagaaaaaaagaagcatcAGAAGAGTTTTCCCTTAGAGCCATTACTTTGAGAAAGAAGTATGATAATTTCTCACAAACATAATTCAGTATAACAAGGCACATGGAAATATGGAAGTTactaaagttaaaaaaacctTCTACCTAGCAGCAAAACTAAAATAAGTTGTAATTCCTttcaaaacagaaaataaacctttcaaaaagaaataaagtgtAATAGAAAAGTGCTTATTGTTATAGAATCTCACCGAGATGTGTAGCAATGAGCATCAACAGTCTTTTGCCAAATGAAAGTCTCATCCTGCTGAGCAATTAAACTCCAACATATTTTTTCAGTGAATTCTTCCATTACCTTTAGCAAGCTTTTATTCTTCCTACTTGATGAACTTCCCCGCGGCTTGCTTTCAGGCGAGGTTAAAACAAAGTAACCTCCGGGCTTGAGTAACCGGTCCGCTTCAATCAGAAATATGCCTTCTGTTTTGTGTAGTAATGGTCAGAAGCTAAGCAATGAGATTCTCAGAAGAAAGTAGTACGCAcacactaaaaataaaaattaaagaaatcatgGCATTAGTTAACCAAATCACATCGACAATAGCATAGACTTGATCATTGAAACGTCCAACACGAATACAGTGGTATATTACAAAAAACTCGAGTGTTTTATAATTCctgagaattaaaaaaattaagtaattccAACATCAGATGTGTATTCTATGGTTTCCAATGTTTCTATCTCTcaccttttttgtttatcattcaaactaaaaaatattgacCATATAAGTCTGGTTAAGACTATATCTGTGTCTGACAACCTAATAACATAGAATGTGATTTGGTGGAATATGCATTATTGGAATATTTTcacaaaggaaaaaatttcttatgtaTAATGGCCTATTAATGCCAACAATCCAATTGGGATGAGATCTGCAGAGACGGCATTTCAGCATAGAAGTTCAGAATCAGTTCAAtacatgctatttgtcaataaaattataacaatggAGGGGCAGAGGACACAAAGAATTTTAGacaattttgaatattaatagACAGGAAATATAATTTCAGTtcaggttaaaaaaaaaaaaggctcatAAGATTTTAGCAAACAATCCAGCTGCGGCCAGCCATGCTAAGTTGCTAACAGCTCAAAATACAGCATCCAGTTTGAATGCCATCTGGTCTTTGCCAAAATTTACCAGCAAATGGATTTCTTACCCTATACAGCCATCTTATCCTTCCTGATATTATTCTTGAGATACATCATTCCACTAAATTTCAGcacagaaatttaaagaaggtAGGCTCATATCAGTCAGGAATTCACTCAGGGTCGATAACCATATGATTCTTTCATTTATGGCCAAGCAGCACCTATATGCTGTGGTTAAAACTAAATAAGCAGTAATAAAATACCTATGGATGTCAGTCAATGGATTAAAACAGTGAACCCCTATTTGTAACACTTTCAGATAAGAACAATTCAGCACTGaaacaaacacaataaattttaagcaAACAACAGAAAGCAAAATATAGGATTCCAGCTACACTCACATTCCTTTctccaaataatattttgaatcaACCAAAAGAAAGCACACCGGTGACTAGAAGAAAAATGCTTAATAAGTCCAGATGTACCTTTTTGATCCCAAATGATCCCACACTGAGCACAATGAACCATGTCAAACGACAATGATGGATATGGAAGTTGTCTTGAGATGAAGTTGCCAATCATAGCTGGAAGACCTCTCTCAAGGGCCAACTGAACTTGGCTGCCAGTTGCCTCATACACCGCAACACAAACAGCCATCAGCTTCAATGATACTAAATGAGCTCCAAAACTTCCAAATCCACAGCCAACATCAAGTACAGACTGAACCTGTAAGGGACATAGCAAagattaaaaatcataatgcGAAGAGTtctattttcctttcaaaaagataaaagggcaaaagaaaaattgcaaAATAGACACAAAACATGCCTGGGTTTTACTGCTAGAATAAAATGATACTAAAGTTTCTATTCAACAAACGCAAGCTCTTTTGGCAAGTTTTGAcgttaatgttaaaatatatgcATTAATAACCATGATATGCAAAGAAAACTTACACCGGCTTGAAGAAATTCAGAGTCAGTTCCTAGCCCTATCATCTCAGCAATCTGGCGAGAATAATCTTTGACACCGTCAAATACCAATCCATCTTCAGAATGAAATGCAATTTGATTCTCTTCCAGTAACATCAACCTAGCAGATTTATTACAGATGACAAAGACATGACTAAATCATCATATCTCACAAATCCAACAAAAAACAGAGAGGAGAACAATAAACTTTGAATGAAACTATGCAATCCTAATGATTTGAGCAAATCATGCAACTGTAGAGGATCAATGTAAGTTTCAATTTAACACTTACAACCACCGAAGAATCATGTTTAGCATAAATTAAGGAGTACCTCTTTGTCATGCTTccagaagaaagaaattggtCTTTTGTTATCTTCACATTTGCACTCCATATCACATCTCTACCAGCTGGCCACCTCAAGGGGATCTTATAATCCTTTGGGGGCCGAACCAAACACCGGTCTCCTAGTCCTGACATTCCACAATGCCGATCAAACTCCTCTCCCTCTTTAAACCCAGCCAACAAATTTGCTGACACATTGTAACAAGGCACAaagttttctctttctttgccACAAAGATCAAGCTCCTTTGGCCTAGTTGTTCCCAATGAAAGAGTTCTAAGCTCCAAATAATCAACCGCAGCTTGCTCCTTTAGCCTCCTATAGCTTGAATAAATATTGGGTTTCGAGGATGAAGTTACAAAGTCTAAGGTATTAGAGGTTGATGATCCTAATACAGCAATTAGCGCAACAATGCTTAAAAAGCATAATAACAACCAGCTGAGTGGGGGTCCGCGGCCAAGAATAACAGACAGTTTATTGCACCAGGGGCTTCTCATGTCCAAATTGCTGATCGCCTATACAGTCTAGAGTTTCAAAGTCCACTAGATAGCAAATCCCTTTAATGTATTAATCCAGGAACAACGAAAACCATAACCTATCATAACACATAAGTTCCGATATATGTTACCATGAATCCGTACAACTAAAACAAGCATTGAGATACTCCTTTTTAAACTAAATCTCCAATAAAATGCACAGAGATTTCACGTGTGATTGGAGCATCACACACACTCACATTACTAAAAACGCACGAACCAGATCACCACACCCAAGTTTGAGTTCCTGATTACAGATCAGTAATTCACAAAAACTGAACAGTGTAGCAGAACCAAAAGTCCAAATCACAccgaaaaaagaataaagttcTCTCAGAATAGTAATGCTGATTGTACACTACTGAGTAATGCCAATTGTAGAAACACCACCCTGCAACAGCAAGTAATCAACCAACCAATCAGATCAATCTGCAATAAGAAAAGTCAAAGATCCACCGAATCAATATCACACAATTAATTTAGATTCAGTAACGGCTGGCATGAAtgttccccaaaaaaaagaaaaaagaaaaactatcATTTGCTTTACACAACTTCAACTACCCAAAAGACCAGAATGCAAAAGTTCCCATTTCTATAATCAACTATAGGAAACCCAGatctcaaaaaagaaatcagatCAAGAGCACAATAagagatgaaaagaaaagaaaaatgaaaacaaaattaggGATTTTGAATGCGCACCAATTGAAAGAGTCGTTGAATCAGTGAAGAACAAAGATTGAAAGCAAACAGAGCTACTTTTGTTAAGCGTCCAGTTATATATCGAACTCAAGTTTTTGGGGATTGTGTTGGGTTGGaaataaatactttaattaaatCAGATCTGAAAAACAATCAAAGGCTCTAACTTTTAGACAAAACAAACAGGCAGCAAATCATTTCTCCTCTACAACACAAATAAGgaataattgtaatttatgttgcaagcttttgcttttagtgccactattaaatttgtttgttctGTCAATTACGCAGCTACGCTGCGCCAGCCTTAAAAAAAGATTCAAGCCCATCTGGCATTTGCTAGAATGACAGGTGGTATTGCACTAGTGGGTGGCTTGGCCAGATTCTGGCCTTGGATTTGGTACAGAAGTGGAATGGGCGGTTGTGATTTTGCCCGTCATCTGATTATGGAGTATAATACCCTTTATTTAAGTCTGCGATTAGCTGGATTTAATTAACAGAGACAGCGTTAAAATGTACCACTTGTCAAAACAGAATCAGAATGGACTCTGCATTGATTTTTTGCTTTCAAGCATTTCAGCATGTCAAATGACACCAACGCGAAACATGAAAGTTTCTTTTGGgttcttattttcattctcaacAGAAAAATTGATCCCGTCAAAATCAGGGGGTTTCTTTGCCCATTACTCATTTACcaacttaattttttctaatttaattggGTTGATGGAAATTTGATAGCCTAACTTAATCGCTGATGCCAACCTGTAGATTAGATTTGGTTCTAGATTGACTATTCGGCCGTAATAAAAAATGTTGGTAGAAGCCTTGGGCTATTAATTTCTCAAGTACTGCTCTGCTCGACACGAATCCTTGACAGAAATTTATTGATCGCACGTCTGCTAGGAAATGGTACAATGGTGCCCaatgataaatgaaaaatgataattaggCTTTCTCTGATGCAATAGATGCGAAAAACACaacattcttttttcttttttttatttctttccccGGAAAGCAATACATTACTTCTTAGTACAAAGCCATTCATATTGCAACACAACCTAGAAGAGTATTCAAAAACTCAAAAGGAGGATTAACCCAGAGATGTATCAAATAGCTTACTAAAACATCGTCATCCTTCAAACAGTTGTTTCTAGTTCCCTATTCAAGTAGTCAACAAACATCCGCTTTGCACTGTCAGCATCTGAGGGAGGTGGTGGTCCACTCAAACTTGTTTGCCCTGTCAATTTGATGAATGTTCTTCGCAGCCTTCGTAGCTCTGGCAGCCCAACTGACCTTGAAATACTGATATTTGGTAAACCCTGCCCAAGAGATATCCCATTCATGGGCCCTCCAAGAGCCTTGGATTGCGCTTCGACAACGGCATTAATCACCTCTTGAGTTGCTCTGTCTAATTCATACAATGAATTTGCCTCAGAGAATCGTGTATTTTGTGTTGCAATTGTTGGCTGTAAGATCTTAACATCCCGTGATTTTGAATCCACCTTTTTGGTTAGATAAGCAACGGCGTCCAAAATGGCGGCGGAAGAATTTTCTATTGCATCTTTATATGGGCACAGTTCAAACAAAGGGGAATCCCACCGATTTCTTCTATCTGGCTTCTCGAACCTTCTTACCAAATCTTCAAATATCTTATCATCATAAGCGGCTTCTCCTTTCTCATGGCGCTCTTTATTCCATTTTCTACAATGATCTTCTTCCAAGTCGCAATACAGAACACAGTATCTAATCCCTGCAGCACGAGCCAAGCACCATAACTCATATCTGTAGCCCTTGATACTGTTCAAAGAATCtactattataatattatctttggaCACAGATCTATCAACTTCAGACCTGAGAACTCCACGCAAATTCTTCTCTGCAGGCATACTGGCATAGCTCTGATTGCGATCAAGATGAAAAGAAGCTTCATCAATAATCCTGACAGTCTCTTTTGCCTCTGATTCTTTTAGAGCTTCAGCTAGACATGTTGCTGCCAGTGACTTTCCACTGCTCGGTTGCCCACAGATTACAACCAATGCCATCAGTCAAAACAGTTGGCCCTGAGATTAGACTAGAACATCAGTAACGATCCTTTTTGCCTCTAATCACTCATACACTGTGTATCACACTTCTTCCCAATCCCAAGtccaaaatcattaaaaagacAGAAAGATTTGAAAACAACAATATTGAATAGAACTCTTGCTCTCATCCcattctaataaattttgataataaaataaaagatcagCTACAGAATAGAAGAATTTTGAAGATCAGGCTAATCAGATCAACAGTAATGGAATATAGATACTAAGGGATGGGCATATCAGGTTTCGGGGGTTGTTCGGGTTTCAGTTTGGGTTACAAGCAGTTCGGATGGGAGAATTCAAcccaatcaaattcaaaaagcaAACCAAACCGAAAGCGAATTTAATTCGGCTCGGTTGAGTTTGGGTTCGAGTTTTGGATCGGTTAGAATTGCAAATTCAGATATAAATTTCAGTTTTGGTTGCAATTCGGGTTACAACCTATtccaaaattcaattcaatttcaaaatgaaTCAAGTACCAGCCCAGCTCAATGatgcaaaaatgaaaacaaaaatgaatacCAACTACCAAGCAACCACAacaagtatttaaaaaaaaaaaaaagctgacgaaaaagaaaaaaaataacgcGCAATCCAGTACCAAGGCCGCAAGCTACTGAAGTTACAACTCCAAATGACAAACATATATAATAGATTGATATTTCATCACCATCAACACTCAAGACAAGaacaattacaatattaagAAACTAAATCAGCAACAAGTACAAACAGCCATTATACAAAGAAGATTGAACAGTTTCAGTGCCTGTAACGCCTCTTAAAAAGCCCAAAATAAGATTGAATTTCAAACATCCATTCATGCACAATTTGGAATCGCACGTATAACCTCACCTTATGGCGCTGACGGCAGCGAACGAAGCCGGAGGCAGCGACCGCAGAGGCGGCAGCAACTGGAACGAGGAAGCAAATCGAGAACGGCTAGAAGCTGCAGCGCTGGCACACTTGAACGAAAGTGACAGCGGCGGCAGCGTGGGCGTGGGTGTGTGCGAGTGAATTTGTCgttctctctctttcacaATACAAAGAagtaaagaaagagaaagggaATTAGGGAATTAGGGATGGTAAAATTTATCTGCGTCGTCACCGTTTATACGAGCATTGGTTTTTTTGTGATGCGGAtacactattaaataatataatttaataattttttttataccaacacacttttaaattatatctaatagttaattaaaacgattttatcaaattatatagtttaataatggttttaaaattgattctattaaattttataaattaatagcgTGACcttgttaaaaaaaaggttaataaCGTgttcacattaaaaataataattaataacatgttcgcattaaaaaaaatgaggatgtctataataaaatagtgttatatataaattttgaactttattaaatcatgcgatttaataatttttttaaacttaaataaagtaaaagattttaaaCTAAAACTCTGTAATGAAATTTAAACGACTatcaagtatttatttaatgattatttatttatttattttaatattgtcaaaatttttataaaacctagTCCAATCTTGTATTACACTAAAAacaagataatattattataatccaATTGGTATTTTAAGTAAATGGGAGTGGAGAATATTTTAGCAAACTAAAATAATCCatccatatttttaatatataaatatgttcaCCTTTGACccatacaataaaatattttaatggactaatatgttaaaattttaaaacttaatttttccttttttttattttaataaacagaATGGACTACATCTTTAATAATCAAGCAAGTGCATCCATGTCGTTGAAATAGCTTTTGCAACTTGGGTTAGATTTAATGGTTGGATCACAAAAAGTCAAAGGATAGTGTATGAAACTATAGTTATATTGTAGTTGGACCCTTATACGTAATACTCGTTTGGTTTAAGATTcttaactttattaaaatttaagaaaataattaaattgtgtAGTTTAATAGTATGAtagatttaataatataatgcaattataatattaaattgctTTCGCCGTATTACACTATCTAATTGAGCTCAACTCGAACCGGAATAAAACCGACAGCTGCCCAGCGTTCGCTCAAAGCTAACCTAACAGAACCGAATTAGCTCTTTCAAACGAACTTTAATCGAACCATCCGGTTGGGATATTTGtcattttgtgtttttttaatttccccaatttttatcaaaagcataaacttttttttttccgaacGGATCAGGTTCATCATTCAAATAGAAACAGTACTTTTTACACGGATTCATTATTTGGAGGGGAGTTTAGAATTAcgattgaaaaacaaattaaagcaaaaacaaaataaaactgaaATTGATAGACCATGGTGGCTTTTTGCGTGAGAAGACATAAACAGATTCAATATTAAGAGGGGAGGTTagaattataaatcaaatcaatactTGTTTTACCTATTTCAGAAATCAAACGGTAAATTCATCCATGAATCTTCTGCCAGTTCTTTATTTCAGCACAGAAATCATTATGCTCCATCTTTccatgaaaaaaagaaaaaagaaaaaaaatcagtctCCAGCGGAGACTCTCCACTCGGCCGATGGTGGCCAAGTAATCGGCTGTGACTGTTCCTAAGTCATCAACATGCTTTAGTCTTTTTGCGTACTggtaaatttttctttttcccggCTTCTGAACGTTTATTGCCACTCTCTTTTTTGTGATGAATTTTGCATGCCACGTAATTCACTACCTAAAGTTAATAAGATGAAATCAGAACATTatttagtaaaagaaaatgatattataagtagtgcaatttaattaaagattaaatcaGATTTCCCTGTAATTAAGCAGAAGTGACGAAGCAGTGTTGCTTATTAGTTAGTACGGACCTCGGTCTGAGTGGTTATGTCAAGAGCAAAGGCCGAAAGATACGAGGGATTAACTCTAAATTCATGCATGACCCAGCGACTTCTCGTTCCTGTCGGCGGCTTCCCCTCGTAGAAGACGAGAATTTTCTTGAACC contains these protein-coding regions:
- the LOC102628451 gene encoding probable methyltransferase PMT5 isoform X1; its protein translation is MRSPWCNKLSVILGRGPPLSWLLLCFLSIVALIAVLGSSTSNTLDFVTSSSKPNIYSSYRRLKEQAAVDYLELRTLSLGTTRPKELDLCGKERENFVPCYNVSANLLAGFKEGEEFDRHCGMSGLGDRCLVRPPKDYKIPLRWPAGRDVIWSANVKITKDQFLSSGSMTKRLMLLEENQIAFHSEDGLVFDGVKDYSRQIAEMIGLGTDSEFLQAGVQSVLDVGCGFGSFGAHLVSLKLMAVCVAVYEATGSQVQLALERGLPAMIGNFISRQLPYPSLSFDMVHCAQCGIIWDQKEGIFLIEADRLLKPGGYFVLTSPESKPRGSSSSRKNKSLLKVMEEFTEKICWSLIAQQDETFIWQKTVDAHCYTSRKHGLPLCKEEHDAVPYYHPLVSCISATNSKRWISIQNRSSGSQLSSAELEVHGVQPEDFFDDLQVWRSALKNFWSLLTPLIFSDHPKRPGDEDPLPPFNMIRNVMDMNAHYGGLNAAFLEEKKSVWVMNVVPVNARNTLPLILHQGFAGVLHDWCEPFPTYPRTYDMLHANGLLSHLSSERCDLMDLFLEMDRILRPEGWVVISDKLGAIEMARMVVTQMRWEARVIDLQNGSDQRLLVCQKPFLKK
- the LOC102628451 gene encoding probable methyltransferase PMT5 isoform X2 — encoded protein: MRSPWCNKLSVILGRGPPLSWLLLCFLSIVALIAVLGSSTSNTLDFVTSSSKPNIYSSYRRLKEQAAVDYLELRTLSLGTTRPKELDLCGKERENFVPCYNVSANLLAGFKEGEEFDRHCGMSGLGDRCLVRPPKDYKIPLRWPAGRDVIWSANVKITKDQFLSSGSMTKRLMLLEENQIAFHSEDGLVFDGVKDYSRQIAEMIGLGTDSEFLQAGVQSVLDVGCGFGSFGAHLVSLKLMAVCVAVYEATGSQVQLALERGLPAMIGNFISRQLPYPSLSFDMVHCAQCGIIWDQKEGIFLIEADRLLKPGGYFVLTSPESKPRGSSSSRKNKSLLKVMEEFTEKICWSLIAQQDETFIWQKTVDAHCYTSRKHGLPLCKEEHDAVPYYHPLVSCISATNSKRWISIQNRSSGSQLSSAELEVHGKYCFKIIFSQ
- the LOC112498987 gene encoding protein KTI12 homolog, encoding MALVVICGQPSSGKSLAATCLAEALKESEAKETVRIIDEASFHLDRNQSYASMPAEKNLRGVLRSEVDRSVSKDNIIIVDSLNSIKGYRYELWCLARAAGIRYCVLYCDLEEDHCRKWNKERHEKGEAAYDDKIFEDLVRRFEKPDRRNRWDSPLFELCPYKDAIENSSAAILDAVAYLTKKVDSKSRDVKILQPTIATQNTRFSEANSLYELDRATQEVINAVVEAQSKALGGPMNGISLGQGLPNISISRSVGLPELRRLRRTFIKLTGQTSLSGPPPPSDADSAKRMFVDYLNRELETTV